In Panthera tigris isolate Pti1 chromosome C1, P.tigris_Pti1_mat1.1, whole genome shotgun sequence, the following proteins share a genomic window:
- the RWDD3 gene encoding RWD domain-containing protein 3 isoform X2 gives MIRQKEDHRLSTAVDPETDGTVFRILTKAEGLMGEDVPLELLFHLPVNYPSCLPAISVHSEHLTRAQSMTVKEKLLKQAENLLSEPMVHELVLWIQHNLRHVLNQPETGSGREKCTFATGTTVDDGLWMTLLHLDHMRAKTKYVQTVEKWASDLQLTGRLMFMGKIILILLQGDRSNIKEYLILQKTSKVDVDSSGKKCKEKMISVLFETKVQTEHKRFLAFEVKEYSSLDELQKEFETAGLKKLFSEFVLGLVK, from the exons ATGATtcgtcagaaggaggatcatcgcTTGTCCACAGCGGTTGACCCAG AGACAGATGGGACCGTGTTCAGAATTCTCACAAAAGCTGAAGGACTTATGGGTGAGGATGTACCTTTAGAATTGCTGTTCCACTTACCGGTAAATTACCCGTCGTGTCTACCTGCCATCTCGGTTCACTCGGAACACTTGACCCGGGCCCAGTCCATGACCGTGAAAGAGAAGTTACTTAAGCAAGCAGAGAACCTTTTGTCGGAACCTATGGTTCATGAGCTGGTTCTCTGGATTCAGCACAATCTCAGGCACGTCCTCAACCAACCAGAAACTGGAAGTGGCCGTGAAAAGTGTACCTTTGCAACAGGCACGACTGTGGATGATGGACTGTGGATGACTCTTTTGCATTTAGATCACATGAGAGCAAAGACCAAATATGTCCAAACTGTTGAGAAGTGGGCTTCTGATCTACAACTGACAGGAAGACTGATGTTCATGGGTAAAATAATACTGATTTTACTACAAGGAGACCGAAGCAATATCAAG GAATACCTGATTCTTCAGAAAACCTCCAAAGTAGATGTGGACTCAAgtggaaagaaatgcaaagagaaaatgatTAGTGTACTGTTTGAAACAAAAGTACAGACAGAACACAAAAG GTTTCTGGCATTTGAAGTCAAAGAGTATTCATCGTTGGATGAGTTACAAAAGGAATTTGAAACTGCAGGACTTAAGAAGCTTTTCTCCGAATTTGTGCTTGGGCTggtaaaatga
- the RWDD3 gene encoding RWD domain-containing protein 3 isoform X7, which translates to MVESAREELSALAAIFCGPGEWEVLSHSETDGTVFRILTKAEGLMGEDVPLELLFHLPVNYPSCLPAISVHSEHLTRAQSMTVKEKLLKQAENLLSEPMVHELVLWIQHNLRHVLNQPETGSGREKCTFATGTTVDDGLWMTLLHLDHMRAKTKYVQTVEKWASDLQLTGRLMFMGKIILILLQGDRSNIKVSGI; encoded by the exons ATGGTGGAGTCGGCGCGGGAAGAGCTCTCGGCCCTGGCCGCGATTTTCTGCGGGCCCGGCGAGTGGGAAgtgctgagccactcag AGACAGATGGGACCGTGTTCAGAATTCTCACAAAAGCTGAAGGACTTATGGGTGAGGATGTACCTTTAGAATTGCTGTTCCACTTACCGGTAAATTACCCGTCGTGTCTACCTGCCATCTCGGTTCACTCGGAACACTTGACCCGGGCCCAGTCCATGACCGTGAAAGAGAAGTTACTTAAGCAAGCAGAGAACCTTTTGTCGGAACCTATGGTTCATGAGCTGGTTCTCTGGATTCAGCACAATCTCAGGCACGTCCTCAACCAACCAGAAACTGGAAGTGGCCGTGAAAAGTGTACCTTTGCAACAGGCACGACTGTGGATGATGGACTGTGGATGACTCTTTTGCATTTAGATCACATGAGAGCAAAGACCAAATATGTCCAAACTGTTGAGAAGTGGGCTTCTGATCTACAACTGACAGGAAGACTGATGTTCATGGGTAAAATAATACTGATTTTACTACAAGGAGACCGAAGCAATATCAAG GTTTCTGGCATTTGA
- the RWDD3 gene encoding RWD domain-containing protein 3 isoform X5 → MVESAREELSALAAIFCGPGEWEVLSHSETDGTVFRILTKAEGLMGEDVPLELLFHLPVNYPSCLPAISVHSEHLTRAQSMTVKEKLLKQAENLLSEPMVHELVLWIQHNLRHVLNQPETGSGREKCTFATGTTVDDGLWMTLLHLDHMRAKTKYVQTVEKWASDLQLTGRLMFMGIPDSSENLQSRCGLKWKEMQREND, encoded by the exons ATGGTGGAGTCGGCGCGGGAAGAGCTCTCGGCCCTGGCCGCGATTTTCTGCGGGCCCGGCGAGTGGGAAgtgctgagccactcag AGACAGATGGGACCGTGTTCAGAATTCTCACAAAAGCTGAAGGACTTATGGGTGAGGATGTACCTTTAGAATTGCTGTTCCACTTACCGGTAAATTACCCGTCGTGTCTACCTGCCATCTCGGTTCACTCGGAACACTTGACCCGGGCCCAGTCCATGACCGTGAAAGAGAAGTTACTTAAGCAAGCAGAGAACCTTTTGTCGGAACCTATGGTTCATGAGCTGGTTCTCTGGATTCAGCACAATCTCAGGCACGTCCTCAACCAACCAGAAACTGGAAGTGGCCGTGAAAAGTGTACCTTTGCAACAGGCACGACTGTGGATGATGGACTGTGGATGACTCTTTTGCATTTAGATCACATGAGAGCAAAGACCAAATATGTCCAAACTGTTGAGAAGTGGGCTTCTGATCTACAACTGACAGGAAGACTGATGTTCATGG GAATACCTGATTCTTCAGAAAACCTCCAAAGTAGATGTGGACTCAAgtggaaagaaatgcaaagagaaaatgatTAG
- the RWDD3 gene encoding RWD domain-containing protein 3 isoform X6 has translation MVESAREELSALAAIFCGPGEWEVLSHSETDGTVFRILTKAEGLMGEDVPLELLFHLPVNYPSCLPAISVHSEHLTRAQSMTVKEKLLKQAENLLSEPMVHELVLWIQHNLRHVLNQPETGSGREKCTFATGTTVDDGLWMTLLHLDHMRAKTKYVQTVEKWASDLQLTGRLMFMGKIILILLQGDRSNIKVPESLMNT, from the exons ATGGTGGAGTCGGCGCGGGAAGAGCTCTCGGCCCTGGCCGCGATTTTCTGCGGGCCCGGCGAGTGGGAAgtgctgagccactcag AGACAGATGGGACCGTGTTCAGAATTCTCACAAAAGCTGAAGGACTTATGGGTGAGGATGTACCTTTAGAATTGCTGTTCCACTTACCGGTAAATTACCCGTCGTGTCTACCTGCCATCTCGGTTCACTCGGAACACTTGACCCGGGCCCAGTCCATGACCGTGAAAGAGAAGTTACTTAAGCAAGCAGAGAACCTTTTGTCGGAACCTATGGTTCATGAGCTGGTTCTCTGGATTCAGCACAATCTCAGGCACGTCCTCAACCAACCAGAAACTGGAAGTGGCCGTGAAAAGTGTACCTTTGCAACAGGCACGACTGTGGATGATGGACTGTGGATGACTCTTTTGCATTTAGATCACATGAGAGCAAAGACCAAATATGTCCAAACTGTTGAGAAGTGGGCTTCTGATCTACAACTGACAGGAAGACTGATGTTCATGGGTAAAATAATACTGATTTTACTACAAGGAGACCGAAGCAATATCAAGGTGCCAGAAAGTTTAAT GAATACCTGA
- the RWDD3 gene encoding RWD domain-containing protein 3 isoform X3: MVESAREELSALAAIFCGPGEWEVLSHSETDGTVFRILTKAEGLMGEDVPLELLFHLPVNYPSCLPAISVHSEHLTRAQSMTVKEKLLKQAENLLSEPMVHELVLWIQHNLRHVLNQPETGSGREKCTFATGTTVDDGLWMTLLHLDHMRAKTKYVQTVEKWASDLQLTGRLMFMGKIILILLQGDRSNIKVPESLMFLAFEVKEYSSLDELQKEFETAGLKKLFSEFVLGLVK, translated from the exons ATGGTGGAGTCGGCGCGGGAAGAGCTCTCGGCCCTGGCCGCGATTTTCTGCGGGCCCGGCGAGTGGGAAgtgctgagccactcag AGACAGATGGGACCGTGTTCAGAATTCTCACAAAAGCTGAAGGACTTATGGGTGAGGATGTACCTTTAGAATTGCTGTTCCACTTACCGGTAAATTACCCGTCGTGTCTACCTGCCATCTCGGTTCACTCGGAACACTTGACCCGGGCCCAGTCCATGACCGTGAAAGAGAAGTTACTTAAGCAAGCAGAGAACCTTTTGTCGGAACCTATGGTTCATGAGCTGGTTCTCTGGATTCAGCACAATCTCAGGCACGTCCTCAACCAACCAGAAACTGGAAGTGGCCGTGAAAAGTGTACCTTTGCAACAGGCACGACTGTGGATGATGGACTGTGGATGACTCTTTTGCATTTAGATCACATGAGAGCAAAGACCAAATATGTCCAAACTGTTGAGAAGTGGGCTTCTGATCTACAACTGACAGGAAGACTGATGTTCATGGGTAAAATAATACTGATTTTACTACAAGGAGACCGAAGCAATATCAAGGTGCCAGAAAGTTTAAT GTTTCTGGCATTTGAAGTCAAAGAGTATTCATCGTTGGATGAGTTACAAAAGGAATTTGAAACTGCAGGACTTAAGAAGCTTTTCTCCGAATTTGTGCTTGGGCTggtaaaatga
- the RWDD3 gene encoding RWD domain-containing protein 3 isoform X1, with amino-acid sequence MVESAREELSALAAIFCGPGEWEVLSHSETDGTVFRILTKAEGLMGEDVPLELLFHLPVNYPSCLPAISVHSEHLTRAQSMTVKEKLLKQAENLLSEPMVHELVLWIQHNLRHVLNQPETGSGREKCTFATGTTVDDGLWMTLLHLDHMRAKTKYVQTVEKWASDLQLTGRLMFMGKIILILLQGDRSNIKEYLILQKTSKVDVDSSGKKCKEKMISVLFETKVQTEHKRFLAFEVKEYSSLDELQKEFETAGLKKLFSEFVLGLVK; translated from the exons ATGGTGGAGTCGGCGCGGGAAGAGCTCTCGGCCCTGGCCGCGATTTTCTGCGGGCCCGGCGAGTGGGAAgtgctgagccactcag AGACAGATGGGACCGTGTTCAGAATTCTCACAAAAGCTGAAGGACTTATGGGTGAGGATGTACCTTTAGAATTGCTGTTCCACTTACCGGTAAATTACCCGTCGTGTCTACCTGCCATCTCGGTTCACTCGGAACACTTGACCCGGGCCCAGTCCATGACCGTGAAAGAGAAGTTACTTAAGCAAGCAGAGAACCTTTTGTCGGAACCTATGGTTCATGAGCTGGTTCTCTGGATTCAGCACAATCTCAGGCACGTCCTCAACCAACCAGAAACTGGAAGTGGCCGTGAAAAGTGTACCTTTGCAACAGGCACGACTGTGGATGATGGACTGTGGATGACTCTTTTGCATTTAGATCACATGAGAGCAAAGACCAAATATGTCCAAACTGTTGAGAAGTGGGCTTCTGATCTACAACTGACAGGAAGACTGATGTTCATGGGTAAAATAATACTGATTTTACTACAAGGAGACCGAAGCAATATCAAG GAATACCTGATTCTTCAGAAAACCTCCAAAGTAGATGTGGACTCAAgtggaaagaaatgcaaagagaaaatgatTAGTGTACTGTTTGAAACAAAAGTACAGACAGAACACAAAAG GTTTCTGGCATTTGAAGTCAAAGAGTATTCATCGTTGGATGAGTTACAAAAGGAATTTGAAACTGCAGGACTTAAGAAGCTTTTCTCCGAATTTGTGCTTGGGCTggtaaaatga
- the RWDD3 gene encoding RWD domain-containing protein 3 isoform X4, with product MGEDVPLELLFHLPVNYPSCLPAISVHSEHLTRAQSMTVKEKLLKQAENLLSEPMVHELVLWIQHNLRHVLNQPETGSGREKCTFATGTTVDDGLWMTLLHLDHMRAKTKYVQTVEKWASDLQLTGRLMFMGKIILILLQGDRSNIKEYLILQKTSKVDVDSSGKKCKEKMISVLFETKVQTEHKRFLAFEVKEYSSLDELQKEFETAGLKKLFSEFVLGLVK from the exons ATGGGTGAGGATGTACCTTTAGAATTGCTGTTCCACTTACCGGTAAATTACCCGTCGTGTCTACCTGCCATCTCGGTTCACTCGGAACACTTGACCCGGGCCCAGTCCATGACCGTGAAAGAGAAGTTACTTAAGCAAGCAGAGAACCTTTTGTCGGAACCTATGGTTCATGAGCTGGTTCTCTGGATTCAGCACAATCTCAGGCACGTCCTCAACCAACCAGAAACTGGAAGTGGCCGTGAAAAGTGTACCTTTGCAACAGGCACGACTGTGGATGATGGACTGTGGATGACTCTTTTGCATTTAGATCACATGAGAGCAAAGACCAAATATGTCCAAACTGTTGAGAAGTGGGCTTCTGATCTACAACTGACAGGAAGACTGATGTTCATGGGTAAAATAATACTGATTTTACTACAAGGAGACCGAAGCAATATCAAG GAATACCTGATTCTTCAGAAAACCTCCAAAGTAGATGTGGACTCAAgtggaaagaaatgcaaagagaaaatgatTAGTGTACTGTTTGAAACAAAAGTACAGACAGAACACAAAAG GTTTCTGGCATTTGAAGTCAAAGAGTATTCATCGTTGGATGAGTTACAAAAGGAATTTGAAACTGCAGGACTTAAGAAGCTTTTCTCCGAATTTGTGCTTGGGCTggtaaaatga